Proteins found in one Microbacterium sp. LWS13-1.2 genomic segment:
- a CDS encoding ATP-binding cassette domain-containing protein: MSGTILDVRDLVVEYKPKKLGAKPHRALHGVSFSVAEGRTLGLVGESGSGKTTIGRAILGLASIASGTIAFRGDDITRISRRERRRFSGDLQVIFQDPYTSLNPAMDVGDILAEPLGVQGVARDAARRRVVTLLDRVGLPSNAINRQPNEFSGGQRQRIAIARALALDPKLIVCDEPVSALDLTTQARVLDLLLEIQQDTGVAYLFISHDLDVVHHISHDVSVLYKGEIVENGPASEVTRTPQHPYTKQLLMASPVPDPTEQRIRRDQRLALKSSLDAA, encoded by the coding sequence ATGAGCGGCACGATTCTGGACGTCCGCGACCTGGTCGTCGAGTACAAGCCCAAGAAGCTTGGAGCCAAGCCGCATCGTGCTCTCCATGGGGTGTCGTTCAGCGTCGCGGAGGGTCGCACGCTCGGCCTCGTCGGCGAGTCGGGCTCGGGGAAGACGACGATCGGCCGGGCCATCCTCGGCCTGGCGTCGATCGCCTCAGGCACCATTGCATTCCGGGGCGACGACATCACCCGCATCAGCCGCCGAGAGCGCCGGAGATTCAGCGGTGACCTGCAGGTCATCTTCCAGGATCCGTACACGTCGCTGAATCCGGCGATGGACGTCGGGGACATCCTGGCCGAGCCGCTGGGCGTGCAGGGCGTCGCGCGGGATGCGGCGCGCAGACGGGTGGTGACGCTGCTGGACCGTGTGGGACTTCCGTCGAACGCGATCAATCGCCAGCCGAACGAGTTCTCGGGCGGGCAGCGGCAGCGTATCGCCATCGCCCGGGCGCTGGCGCTAGACCCCAAGCTCATTGTGTGCGACGAGCCGGTCAGCGCCCTGGACCTCACGACTCAGGCGCGTGTGCTCGATCTTCTGCTGGAGATCCAGCAGGACACCGGGGTGGCCTACCTGTTCATCTCGCACGATCTCGACGTCGTCCACCACATCAGTCACGACGTCTCCGTGCTCTACAAGGGCGAGATCGTCGAGAACGGTCCCGCGAGCGAGGTCACGCGCACGCCGCAGCACCCCTATACGAAACAGCTGCTCATGGCCTCTCCCGTGCCCGACCCCACCGAGCAGCGCATCCGCCGCGACCAGCGGCTCGCCCTCAAGAGCTCGCTCGACGCAGCCTGA
- a CDS encoding dipeptide/oligopeptide/nickel ABC transporter permease/ATP-binding protein codes for MTDVIRTPSVPKRSQRGTLRRMLRNPLGIVSLSLLTVIVLAAVFAPLIAPFDPNFADIGNTLADPGGQNLLGTDSAGRDVFSRLLYGARLTLLSALLCASVAIAIGLPAGLIAGYYSGQFDSTSNWFSNMLMALPGIIVLLVVRAAFGPSVWISMIFFGILISPSYYRLTRTAVQSVRNELYVDAARVVGLSDARIISRHILSVVRAPLIIQTALICGVAIAVQSGLQFLGLGDPTEASWGAMLGDGFNNIYTQPSLMLWPALAIGITICSLVLLGNAIRDALEDRREIKAPRKALPVIPAAGRQPAVIDDGEAVLQVADLSVGYPNAQGNYTSVVRDVSLTIRPGEVLGLVGESGSGKSQTAFSILGLLPRTARILSGSIRFENTVLVRDGEVDVRAVLGIRGRRIGYIPQEPMSNLDPAFTIGHQLTRPMVKLLGISKKEATERARDLLRRVGIADPDRVMKGYPHEISGGMAQRVLIAGALSCEPDLIIADEPTTALDVTVQAEVLDVIRTMQRELGVAVLLVTHNIGVIADIADRVAVMRQGAIVETGSVDEILRRPAHPYTRTLMASMLVGKAPLTTLGLTGPSTGAETSDAEDAFEQARDQADMQQPLSPAAETILREEI; via the coding sequence ATGACCGACGTCATCAGGACCCCCTCCGTCCCGAAGCGCTCCCAGCGCGGGACCCTGCGGCGGATGCTGCGCAATCCGCTCGGCATCGTCTCGCTTTCCCTGCTCACCGTGATCGTGCTTGCGGCGGTGTTCGCGCCGTTGATCGCACCGTTCGATCCGAACTTCGCCGACATCGGCAACACCCTCGCCGACCCGGGCGGGCAGAACCTGCTCGGCACCGACAGCGCGGGTCGTGACGTCTTCTCGCGGCTGCTCTACGGGGCCCGGCTCACGTTGCTTTCGGCGCTCCTGTGTGCGAGCGTCGCGATCGCGATCGGGCTTCCGGCGGGTCTGATCGCCGGCTACTACAGCGGCCAGTTCGACAGCACGTCGAACTGGTTCTCGAACATGCTGATGGCGCTGCCCGGCATCATCGTGCTGCTGGTCGTCCGCGCCGCGTTCGGACCATCGGTGTGGATCTCGATGATCTTCTTCGGCATCCTCATCAGCCCGAGCTACTACCGCCTGACCCGCACCGCCGTGCAGTCCGTCCGCAACGAGTTGTACGTCGACGCGGCGCGCGTGGTGGGGCTGAGCGATGCCCGTATCATCTCGCGGCACATCCTCTCCGTCGTCCGTGCACCGCTGATCATCCAGACGGCTCTGATCTGCGGAGTCGCGATCGCGGTGCAGTCCGGCCTGCAGTTCCTCGGACTGGGCGACCCGACCGAGGCATCCTGGGGTGCGATGCTCGGCGACGGGTTCAACAACATCTACACCCAGCCCTCCCTGATGCTCTGGCCGGCCCTTGCGATCGGCATCACCATCTGCTCACTGGTGCTGCTGGGGAACGCGATCCGCGACGCACTGGAAGATCGCCGCGAGATCAAGGCGCCCCGAAAAGCTCTCCCGGTCATCCCGGCGGCGGGGCGGCAGCCGGCCGTGATCGACGACGGCGAGGCGGTTCTGCAGGTCGCCGACCTGAGCGTCGGCTACCCGAACGCGCAGGGCAACTACACCAGCGTCGTCCGTGACGTGTCCCTCACCATTCGACCCGGTGAGGTCCTCGGCCTGGTGGGCGAGTCGGGATCGGGCAAGTCGCAGACCGCGTTTTCCATCCTGGGCCTGCTGCCCCGCACCGCACGCATCCTCTCGGGCTCGATCCGGTTCGAAAACACTGTTCTCGTGCGCGACGGCGAGGTCGACGTGAGGGCCGTGCTCGGCATCCGAGGTCGTCGGATCGGGTACATCCCGCAGGAGCCGATGTCGAATCTCGACCCGGCGTTCACGATCGGACACCAGCTGACCCGCCCGATGGTGAAGCTGCTCGGCATCTCGAAGAAGGAGGCCACCGAGCGCGCGAGGGATCTGCTGCGTCGCGTGGGCATCGCGGATCCCGATCGCGTGATGAAGGGATACCCGCACGAGATCTCGGGTGGGATGGCGCAGCGCGTGCTGATCGCGGGGGCCCTGTCGTGCGAGCCGGACCTGATCATCGCCGACGAGCCGACGACGGCGCTGGATGTGACCGTGCAGGCCGAGGTGCTCGATGTCATCCGGACGATGCAGCGCGAGCTCGGGGTGGCGGTGCTGCTGGTCACCCACAACATCGGTGTGATCGCTGATATCGCCGATCGCGTCGCGGTCATGCGCCAGGGCGCGATCGTCGAGACCGGGTCGGTGGATGAGATCCTGCGCCGTCCGGCGCACCCCTACACCCGCACGCTCATGGCGAGCATGCTCGTCGGCAAGGCACCGCTGACGACCCTTGGCCTCACCGGTCCTTCCACCGGCGCAGAGACGAGCGATGCAGAGGATGCGTTCGAGCAGGCCCGCGATCAGGCCGACATGCAGCAGCCCCTGTCGCCGGCGGCGGAAACCATCCTGCGAGAGGAGATCTGA
- a CDS encoding ABC transporter permease: MLTFTLRRLASGLGLLVAISMLTYTLLFFSSTSIARNLLGEQATPEQIALKEAELGLDQPLPVRFLSWAGAALRGDLGQSWFNGEPVTQTILNRLPVTLVLMIVSIVLVALIATALGVLAAVRRGWVDQTVQVGAVVGDAIPGFVMALVLVTIFAVNLGWFPAVSTIRPGAGAEAWIVSLSLPVIAIVVNYVTSSAQQIRSAVIKELDKDYVRTLRSRGLGEREIVLKNVLRSAAPAGLTVLSLQFIGLLGGVIILEQIFAIPGIGPLFVTATTVGDIPVVMGMTIVTVVIVIIVNLLVDVAQGALNPKVRVS; this comes from the coding sequence ACGCCTTGCGTCGGGTCTCGGGCTGCTGGTCGCCATCTCGATGCTGACGTACACGCTTCTCTTCTTCTCAAGCACGAGCATCGCCCGCAACCTCCTAGGAGAGCAGGCCACGCCCGAGCAGATCGCCCTCAAAGAGGCGGAGCTCGGTCTTGATCAGCCGCTTCCGGTGCGCTTTCTCAGCTGGGCCGGAGCGGCACTGCGCGGCGACCTCGGCCAGTCCTGGTTCAACGGCGAGCCCGTCACGCAGACGATCCTGAACCGCCTGCCCGTCACCCTCGTCCTGATGATCGTCTCCATCGTGCTGGTGGCGCTCATCGCGACGGCGCTCGGGGTACTCGCCGCCGTCCGTCGCGGATGGGTGGATCAGACGGTGCAGGTCGGCGCGGTGGTGGGCGATGCGATTCCCGGTTTCGTGATGGCCCTCGTTCTCGTCACGATCTTCGCGGTGAACCTCGGCTGGTTCCCTGCCGTCTCCACCATCCGCCCAGGGGCGGGGGCCGAGGCGTGGATCGTCTCTCTCAGCCTCCCGGTGATCGCGATCGTGGTGAACTACGTGACCTCAAGCGCCCAGCAGATCCGCAGCGCCGTCATCAAAGAACTCGACAAGGACTACGTCCGCACGCTCCGCAGCAGAGGGCTGGGAGAGCGGGAGATCGTGCTCAAGAACGTGCTACGCAGCGCCGCGCCGGCCGGTCTGACCGTGCTCAGCCTGCAGTTCATCGGCCTCCTCGGCGGAGTCATCATCCTGGAGCAGATCTTCGCCATCCCCGGGATCGGCCCCCTCTTCGTCACCGCGACCACGGTCGGAGACATCCCCGTCGTGATGGGGATGACCATCGTCACCGTGGTGATCGTCATCATCGTGAATCTGCTCGTGGACGTCGCCCAAGGCGCCCTCAACCCGAAGGTGCGCGTGTCATGA